A DNA window from Nitratidesulfovibrio sp. SRB-5 contains the following coding sequences:
- a CDS encoding S16 family serine protease — protein sequence MIFFRRQGGDTPPDASGAAGPGDGQSGQTGQTGQAGQPVQADPTGLRARCAAADLPDAVRGVVEAETGRMEKTDAAAPENAIVLNYVECLLDLPWNGLTRDSLDLARAAAVFDASHAGLGQVRERVLEHLAARVLCATQPAAVLVVDDEPIARDNVAHVLAREGYTVDTAANGEEALARLARRRYDCIVTDLKMDRMDGMQLMEAARRVAPDTRIVVVTGYATVDTAVQALKTGAVQYLSKPIDIAELRATVREALADRTQGLSSRAPVLCFTGPPGVGKTSVGRALAEALGRRFYRMSLADLRDEAELRGHRRTYVGAMPGRIIQALRATGVRNPVFMLDEIDKVGQDAKGDPAMALLEVLDPEQNARFVDRYLEIPFDLSQVLFIATANGVERLRGPLLDRMEVVEFHGYAEADKLDIATRFLLPRQLREHGLTAPYPQVTPGALSRIINDYTSEAGVRGLERELARLCRKLARLRLEAGGHAGEPAGGPAGATGATGPNERAERAERVERAERAGGIASGTPSPDAVPSNTLLVDDDVAAALLGPPRYRHDAAHGVPRVGTATGLVWSEAGGEIVFVEAARMAGSGQLILTGSLGEVLKESARIALSHIRAEAAHLGVPGLFGQADPVRGGQEDPSGPSGLSGHSGQGDTSAQDIHIHIPAGGIAKDGPSAGLTICVALVSLLSGRPARADVALSGELSLSGRVLPVSGVREKLLAAARAGARTVVLPAANEAEARGLLAEFAARGSGGLPQVAFAARVQDALAVALLPAGAADDRGGACSS from the coding sequence ATGATCTTCTTTCGGCGGCAGGGCGGGGATACCCCGCCAGACGCGTCCGGCGCGGCGGGGCCGGGAGACGGCCAGTCCGGCCAGACTGGCCAGACTGGCCAGGCGGGCCAGCCCGTTCAGGCAGACCCCACCGGCCTGCGCGCCCGATGCGCGGCGGCAGACCTGCCCGATGCGGTGCGCGGGGTGGTGGAGGCGGAAACAGGCCGCATGGAAAAGACCGACGCAGCCGCGCCGGAAAACGCCATCGTCCTCAACTACGTGGAATGCCTGCTGGACCTGCCGTGGAACGGGCTGACCCGCGACAGCCTGGACCTTGCGCGCGCGGCGGCGGTGTTCGACGCCAGCCACGCGGGCCTTGGCCAGGTGCGCGAACGGGTGCTGGAGCATCTGGCGGCGCGCGTGTTGTGCGCCACCCAGCCCGCCGCCGTGCTGGTGGTGGACGATGAACCCATCGCCCGCGACAACGTGGCCCACGTGCTGGCCCGCGAAGGCTACACGGTGGATACGGCGGCCAACGGCGAAGAAGCCCTGGCCCGGCTGGCCCGGCGCCGCTACGACTGCATCGTCACCGACCTGAAGATGGACCGCATGGACGGCATGCAGCTCATGGAGGCGGCCCGGCGGGTGGCCCCGGACACGCGCATCGTGGTGGTGACCGGCTACGCCACGGTGGACACCGCCGTGCAGGCCCTGAAGACCGGCGCGGTGCAGTACCTTTCCAAGCCCATCGACATCGCGGAACTGCGCGCCACCGTGCGCGAGGCCCTGGCCGACCGCACGCAGGGCCTTTCGTCGCGCGCGCCGGTGCTGTGCTTCACCGGGCCGCCCGGCGTGGGCAAGACCTCCGTGGGGCGGGCGCTGGCCGAGGCGCTGGGGCGGCGCTTCTACCGCATGTCGCTGGCCGACCTGCGCGACGAGGCGGAACTGCGCGGCCACCGGCGCACCTACGTGGGAGCCATGCCGGGGCGGATCATCCAGGCCCTGCGCGCCACGGGGGTGCGCAACCCGGTGTTCATGCTGGACGAGATCGACAAGGTGGGACAGGACGCCAAGGGCGACCCGGCCATGGCCCTGCTGGAGGTGCTGGACCCGGAGCAGAACGCCCGCTTCGTGGACCGCTACCTGGAGATACCCTTCGACCTTTCGCAGGTGCTGTTCATCGCCACGGCCAACGGGGTGGAGCGGCTGCGCGGCCCCCTGCTGGACCGCATGGAGGTGGTGGAATTCCACGGCTACGCAGAGGCGGACAAGCTGGACATCGCCACCCGCTTCCTGCTGCCCCGCCAGCTGCGCGAACACGGCCTGACCGCGCCCTATCCGCAGGTGACGCCGGGAGCCCTGTCGCGGATCATCAACGACTACACCAGCGAGGCGGGCGTGCGCGGGCTGGAGCGGGAACTGGCCCGGCTGTGCCGCAAGCTGGCCCGGTTGCGGCTGGAGGCTGGCGGGCATGCGGGAGAACCTGCGGGAGGGCCTGCGGGAGCGACGGGCGCGACTGGACCGAATGAACGAGCTGAACGAGCTGAACGAGTTGAAAGGGCTGAACGGGCGGGCGGCATCGCCTCCGGTACTCCTTCGCCGGACGCCGTGCCCTCGAACACGCTGCTGGTGGACGATGACGTGGCCGCCGCCCTGCTGGGGCCGCCGCGCTACCGGCACGACGCGGCCCACGGCGTGCCCCGCGTGGGCACGGCCACCGGGCTGGTGTGGTCCGAGGCGGGGGGCGAGATCGTGTTCGTGGAGGCGGCCCGCATGGCCGGTTCCGGCCAGCTCATCCTTACCGGCTCGCTGGGCGAGGTGCTGAAGGAATCGGCGCGCATCGCGCTCAGCCACATCCGGGCCGAGGCGGCACACCTGGGCGTGCCGGGTCTCTTCGGGCAGGCGGACCCCGTCCGGGGGGGCCAAGAGGATCCGTCTGGCCCGTCCGGCCTGTCCGGGCACTCCGGCCAGGGCGACACCTCCGCGCAGGACATCCACATCCACATCCCCGCCGGGGGCATCGCCAAGGATGGCCCCTCCGCCGGGCTGACCATCTGCGTGGCCCTTGTCTCGCTGCTGTCGGGCCGTCCGGCGCGGGCCGACGTGGCCCTTTCGGGCGAACTGTCGCTGTCGGGCCGGGTGCTGCCGGTCAGCGGGGTGCGTGAAAAGCTGCTGGCCGCAGCGCGGGCCGGGGCGCGCACCGTGGTGCTGCCCGCCGCCAACGAGGCGGAGGCGCGCGGCCTGCTGGCGGAATTTGCAGCGCGCGGGTCCGGCGGCCTGCCGCAGGTGGCCTTTGCCGCGCGGGTGCAGGATGCGCTGGCCGTGGCCCTGCTGCCCGCCGGGGCAGCAGATGACCGGGGGGGCGCATGCAGTTCCTGA
- a CDS encoding sulfite exporter TauE/SafE family protein, with translation MDILALDPTKFIDLTASGICFLFLVGFIGGLVSGFIGSGGAFVLTPGMMSLGVPGTVAVASNMCHKFPKALVGAIKRFRYGQVDVKLGLVMAASAAVGVQLGIRIQQVILEKWGQVGSDLYVSLSFVAVLVLVGGYVMRDALRCARCGGVETTAPLALRLQSIELPPMITFRRSGIRISLWFTLPVGFATGMLAATIAVGGFIGVPGMIYVMGVPGLMASATELVIAFVMGLGGSINWAMHGMVDIRLVLIILGGSLLGVQLGAIGTTYVREHMIKMVMAVIMLIVAVSRGIALPRYLVKLGFMDMSPEMLDVLGKISFASMCLALLTGAVIILGSMWKGRAAAREEAHGQA, from the coding sequence ATGGATATCCTTGCACTGGACCCCACAAAGTTCATCGACCTTACCGCATCGGGCATCTGTTTCCTGTTCCTCGTCGGCTTCATCGGCGGGCTGGTCAGCGGGTTCATCGGCTCTGGCGGAGCCTTCGTGCTGACCCCCGGCATGATGAGCCTTGGCGTGCCCGGCACCGTGGCCGTGGCCAGCAACATGTGCCACAAGTTTCCCAAGGCTCTGGTGGGGGCCATCAAGCGCTTCCGCTACGGACAGGTGGACGTGAAGCTGGGGCTGGTCATGGCCGCGTCCGCCGCCGTGGGCGTGCAGCTGGGCATCCGCATCCAGCAGGTCATTCTGGAAAAGTGGGGGCAGGTCGGGTCGGACCTGTACGTCAGCCTGTCCTTCGTGGCGGTGCTGGTGCTGGTGGGTGGCTACGTCATGCGCGACGCCCTGCGCTGCGCCCGGTGCGGCGGCGTGGAAACCACCGCGCCCCTGGCCCTGCGCCTGCAATCCATCGAACTGCCTCCCATGATCACCTTCCGCCGCTCGGGCATCCGCATTTCGCTGTGGTTCACCCTGCCCGTGGGCTTCGCCACCGGCATGCTGGCCGCCACCATCGCCGTGGGCGGGTTCATCGGCGTGCCCGGCATGATCTACGTCATGGGCGTGCCGGGGCTGATGGCATCGGCCACCGAACTGGTCATCGCCTTCGTCATGGGCCTTGGCGGGTCCATCAACTGGGCCATGCACGGCATGGTGGACATCCGCCTGGTGCTGATCATCCTCGGCGGATCGCTGCTGGGCGTGCAGCTGGGGGCCATCGGCACCACCTACGTGCGCGAGCACATGATCAAGATGGTCATGGCCGTGATCATGCTCATCGTGGCCGTGAGCCGTGGCATTGCCCTGCCGCGCTACCTGGTGAAGCTGGGATTTATGGACATGTCGCCCGAAATGCTCGACGTGCTGGGCAAGATCAGCTTCGCGTCCATGTGCCTGGCCCTGCTGACGGGCGCGGTGATCATTCTCGGCAGCATGTGGAAGGGCCGCGCGGCCGCGCGGGAGGAGGCGCATGGGCAGGCTTGA
- a CDS encoding universal stress protein: protein MGRLERLLVPVTGDEHSLYALDQILEFAATRKCRVAVLSVVPPYTGDLGSSALADLKRLLRQPSELALARALEMANARGMDIDCLCEEGEPFEVIVDTARRLKADLVAMGVADRSALGRLVRGNVPLRTIGHSDRDVLLVPQGAVLGFRSILLATDGSRYCTYAAVTALQLAREHDADLHVLYVADLAFPDSAEGQLAADMEVEHGRAVVEAIAARAAQEGVRARGHVAQGEAAERILATARRLGAECLFIASHGKGGLARLLLGSVAEEVVASAHIPVYVAVRDRLRR from the coding sequence ATGGGCAGGCTTGAGCGTCTGCTGGTGCCCGTCACCGGCGATGAACATTCCCTGTACGCGCTGGACCAGATCCTGGAGTTCGCCGCCACCCGCAAGTGCCGGGTGGCGGTACTCTCGGTGGTGCCGCCCTACACCGGCGACCTTGGCTCCAGCGCCCTGGCGGACCTGAAGCGCCTGCTGCGCCAGCCCAGCGAACTGGCCCTGGCCCGCGCGCTGGAAATGGCCAACGCGCGCGGCATGGACATCGACTGCCTGTGCGAGGAAGGCGAGCCCTTCGAGGTCATCGTGGACACGGCCCGCAGGCTGAAGGCCGACCTTGTCGCCATGGGCGTGGCCGACCGTTCGGCCCTGGGGCGGCTGGTGCGCGGCAACGTGCCGCTGCGCACCATCGGCCACAGCGACCGCGACGTGCTGCTGGTGCCGCAGGGCGCGGTGCTGGGCTTCCGGTCCATCCTGCTGGCCACGGACGGTTCGCGCTACTGCACCTATGCCGCCGTCACCGCGCTGCAACTGGCGCGCGAGCACGACGCCGACCTGCACGTGCTGTACGTGGCCGACCTGGCCTTTCCCGATTCCGCGGAAGGGCAACTGGCGGCGGACATGGAAGTGGAGCACGGCAGGGCCGTGGTGGAGGCCATTGCGGCGCGGGCCGCGCAGGAAGGGGTGCGGGCGCGCGGCCACGTGGCGCAGGGAGAGGCGGCGGAGCGCATTCTGGCCACGGCAAGGCGGCTGGGCGCGGAGTGCCTGTTCATCGCCTCGCACGGCAAGGGGGGGCTGGCCCGACTGCTGCTGGGCAGCGTGGCCGAAGAGGTGGTGGCCAGCGCGCACATCCCGGTCTATGTGGCCGTGCGGGACAGGTTGCGACGGTAA
- a CDS encoding MFS transporter: MPTPTSASPSQTPSATSSSAPSSSPGPSSSSGPQGGNSFREITHIPSLPRFWISQCGSYLAYNMLAVVIGWQIYAMTGSAMHLGLVGLAQFTPQLLLTLVVGGVADRFDRRRIAFCCQLAEGLMAVALAVGSATGNLTPAGVFAGAFLTGAARAFEQPAMNALLPGLVPVVVLPRVLAFGAGLRQASIIAGPALGGFLCAAGAQVGYGVCGAAFLIACVAILLVRRPDTAARREPMTLRSLFGGVDYVRRNPVILGAISLDLFSVLLGGATALLPIYASDILHTGPWGLGLLRASPAVGALCMSVYLARVPMRRRVGRRLFAGVVGFGVATITFGLSRSFPLSMAALAALGACDMISVVVRQTLVQLETPDEMRGRVGAVNSVFIGTSNQLGEFESGVTAAWFGATGSVVLGGVGTIVVALLWMRLFPALLRRDQLVGMPAESPEQGSEQGSAQAPDAAPDSASYAPAASCEQDAPVADAQPETARASG, from the coding sequence ATGCCCACACCCACCTCCGCATCGCCGTCCCAGACTCCCTCCGCCACGTCATCGTCCGCCCCGTCTTCATCGCCCGGCCCGTCTTCATCGTCCGGCCCGCAGGGCGGCAATTCGTTCCGCGAGATAACGCATATCCCCTCGCTGCCGCGCTTCTGGATCAGCCAGTGTGGCTCGTACCTGGCCTACAACATGCTGGCCGTGGTCATCGGCTGGCAGATCTACGCCATGACCGGCAGCGCCATGCACCTCGGCCTGGTGGGGCTGGCCCAGTTCACCCCGCAATTGCTGCTCACCCTGGTGGTGGGCGGCGTGGCCGACCGCTTCGACCGGCGGCGCATCGCCTTCTGCTGCCAACTGGCCGAAGGGCTGATGGCCGTGGCACTGGCCGTGGGCAGCGCCACGGGCAATCTGACCCCCGCCGGGGTGTTCGCCGGGGCCTTTCTGACCGGCGCGGCCCGCGCCTTCGAACAGCCCGCCATGAACGCCCTGCTGCCCGGCCTGGTGCCGGTGGTGGTGCTGCCGCGCGTGCTGGCCTTTGGCGCGGGGCTGCGCCAGGCGTCCATCATCGCCGGGCCCGCGCTGGGGGGCTTTCTGTGCGCCGCCGGGGCGCAGGTGGGCTACGGGGTGTGCGGCGCGGCGTTCCTGATTGCCTGCGTGGCCATTCTGCTGGTGCGCCGCCCGGACACGGCGGCCAGGCGCGAACCCATGACCCTGCGTTCGCTGTTCGGGGGCGTCGACTACGTGCGGCGCAACCCGGTCATCCTGGGGGCCATCAGCCTGGATCTCTTTTCCGTGCTGCTGGGCGGGGCCACGGCCCTTCTGCCCATCTACGCCAGCGACATCCTGCACACCGGGCCGTGGGGCCTTGGCCTGCTGCGCGCGTCCCCGGCGGTGGGCGCGCTGTGCATGTCGGTGTACCTGGCCCGCGTGCCCATGCGGCGGCGGGTGGGACGACGGCTGTTTGCCGGGGTGGTGGGCTTTGGCGTGGCCACCATCACCTTCGGGCTGTCGCGCAGCTTCCCCCTGTCCATGGCCGCGCTGGCCGCGCTGGGGGCGTGCGACATGATCAGCGTGGTGGTGCGCCAGACGCTGGTGCAGCTGGAAACGCCGGACGAGATGCGCGGCCGGGTCGGCGCGGTGAACTCCGTGTTCATCGGCACCTCCAATCAGCTTGGCGAATTCGAATCCGGGGTCACCGCCGCGTGGTTCGGCGCCACGGGTTCGGTGGTGCTGGGCGGGGTGGGCACCATCGTGGTGGCCCTGTTGTGGATGCGCCTGTTCCCGGCCCTGCTGCGCCGTGACCAGTTGGTGGGCATGCCCGCCGAAAGCCCGGAACAGGGTTCGGAGCAAGGTTCGGCGCAGGCGCCAGACGCCGCGCCAGACTCCGCGTCATACGCACCGGCTGCTTCATGCGAGCAGGACGCGCCGGTTGCGGACGCCCAGCCGGAAACGGCGCGGGCGTCCGGCTAG
- a CDS encoding glutamine synthetase family protein, which produces MDFPVFNCKNGDDVIRAVKEYNVSFIQFWFVDILGNLKSFQVTPSELESAFEEGMGFDGSSILGFTRIEESDMVAFPDATTFQICAWRPMERPVARMFCDVRNPDGTPYEGDPRYILRKLTEKAAQKGYTYYVGPELEFFLFASSQCPQPIDAGGYFDAPPLDLGNDVRRDIIFALQRMGIPVEYSHHEVAPSQHEIDLRYNEAMKMADVVMTYKVVVKEMARKHGVYATFMPKPIFGQNGSGMHVHQSLFRNGRNAFFDPNDPHHLSGECRSYIAGLLKHAREFCCVTNQWINSYKRLVPGYEAPVYLAWAQRNRSALIRVPMYKPGKEAATRIELRSPDPACNPYLAFSVMLAAGLEGIEKSYELPKAVEANIFHMGEEDLTKHGIGSLPGSLYEAAMELKGSALMQEVLGEHTHANLVGNKLIEWDAYRTHVSEFELQRYLPVL; this is translated from the coding sequence ATGGACTTTCCCGTATTCAATTGCAAGAACGGCGATGATGTCATCAGGGCGGTCAAGGAATACAACGTCAGCTTCATCCAGTTCTGGTTCGTGGACATCCTGGGCAACCTGAAAAGCTTCCAGGTGACCCCCAGCGAGCTCGAATCCGCCTTCGAGGAAGGCATGGGCTTCGACGGCTCGTCCATCCTGGGCTTCACCCGCATCGAGGAAAGCGACATGGTGGCCTTCCCCGACGCCACCACCTTCCAGATCTGCGCCTGGCGGCCCATGGAGCGCCCGGTGGCGCGCATGTTCTGCGACGTGCGCAACCCCGACGGCACCCCCTACGAGGGCGACCCCCGCTACATCCTGCGCAAGCTGACCGAAAAGGCCGCGCAAAAGGGCTATACCTACTACGTGGGCCCGGAACTGGAGTTCTTCCTGTTCGCCAGTTCGCAGTGCCCGCAGCCCATCGACGCGGGCGGCTACTTCGACGCACCCCCGCTGGACCTGGGCAACGACGTGCGGCGCGACATCATCTTCGCGTTGCAGCGCATGGGCATTCCCGTGGAGTATTCGCACCACGAGGTGGCCCCCTCGCAGCACGAGATCGACCTGCGCTACAACGAGGCCATGAAGATGGCCGACGTGGTCATGACCTACAAGGTCGTGGTCAAGGAAATGGCCCGCAAGCACGGGGTGTACGCCACCTTCATGCCCAAGCCCATCTTCGGCCAGAACGGCAGCGGCATGCACGTGCACCAGTCGCTGTTCCGCAACGGGCGCAACGCCTTCTTCGACCCCAACGACCCGCACCACCTTTCGGGCGAATGCCGCTCGTACATCGCGGGCCTGCTGAAGCACGCGCGCGAGTTCTGCTGCGTCACCAACCAGTGGATCAACTCGTACAAGCGCCTGGTGCCCGGCTACGAGGCCCCGGTGTACCTGGCCTGGGCGCAGCGCAACCGTTCGGCCCTCATCCGCGTGCCCATGTACAAGCCCGGCAAGGAAGCGGCCACCCGCATCGAACTGCGCAGCCCCGACCCGGCCTGCAACCCCTACCTGGCCTTCTCGGTGATGCTGGCCGCCGGGCTGGAAGGCATCGAAAAGAGCTACGAACTGCCCAAGGCCGTGGAAGCCAACATCTTCCACATGGGCGAGGAAGACCTGACCAAGCACGGCATCGGATCCCTGCCCGGCTCGCTGTACGAGGCGGCCATGGAACTGAAGGGCAGCGCCCTGATGCAGGAAGTGCTGGGCGAACACACCCACGCCAACCTGGTGGGCAACAAGCTCATCGAGTGGGACGCCTACCGCACCCACGTCTCCGAGTTCGAATTGCAGCGCTACCTGCCCGTGCTGTAG
- a CDS encoding MFS transporter, protein MQFTPVRLGDAGSPRMVLATVCIAQFMVPFMLTAVGVALPSLGRDLGASAVQLGLVEQLYALALAMSMLACGRLGDIVGQRRVLLPGLAVFTGITLLVGLAPSVELVMALRFGQGIGAAMMLSGSLALVAVAYPPELRGRVIGIVSAFTYAGLSIGPVLGGYTTDHFGWRSVFLMVVPPGLGATAMCLWRMRPQPGADKGAHMDWPGSLVYAASVCMVMTGAARATSVPLGPVLMAAGLAGLVLFLKVEGRSKSPLLDVDLLLRNRFFSLSCLAAFGNYAAVFGVTFLFSLFLQYAKGLPPREAGLILLIQPVMQVLTAPLSGRLSDRADPGRVATAGMLFSAAGLLLAMATLSPGMPVWLLAAELVCIGIGFGIFVTANSVAIMSSVDKAHFGVASGMVGAMRTLGMACSMTTVSLIFALHLGEAAITPAVLPEFLSATRTGLAVAAVFSCLGVLVSVGRGRKRD, encoded by the coding sequence ATGCAGTTCACGCCGGTACGGCTGGGAGATGCCGGATCGCCGCGCATGGTGCTGGCCACCGTGTGCATCGCCCAGTTCATGGTGCCGTTCATGCTCACCGCCGTGGGCGTGGCCCTGCCTTCGCTGGGGCGCGACCTGGGCGCGTCCGCCGTGCAGCTGGGCCTTGTGGAGCAGTTGTACGCGTTGGCACTGGCCATGAGCATGCTGGCCTGCGGACGCCTTGGCGACATCGTGGGGCAGCGCCGGGTGCTGCTGCCCGGCCTTGCCGTGTTCACCGGCATTACCCTGCTGGTGGGCCTGGCCCCTTCCGTGGAACTGGTCATGGCCCTGCGCTTCGGGCAGGGCATCGGCGCGGCCATGATGCTGTCCGGCAGCCTGGCGCTGGTGGCGGTGGCCTACCCGCCGGAACTGCGGGGCCGGGTCATAGGCATCGTCTCCGCGTTCACCTATGCCGGGCTGTCCATCGGCCCGGTGCTGGGCGGCTACACCACGGACCACTTCGGTTGGCGCAGCGTGTTCCTGATGGTGGTGCCCCCCGGCCTCGGGGCCACGGCCATGTGCCTGTGGCGCATGCGCCCCCAGCCCGGCGCGGACAAGGGCGCGCACATGGACTGGCCCGGCAGCCTGGTCTACGCGGCGTCGGTGTGCATGGTCATGACCGGGGCCGCCCGCGCCACCTCCGTGCCGCTGGGGCCGGTGCTGATGGCGGCGGGCCTGGCGGGCCTTGTGCTGTTCCTGAAGGTGGAGGGGCGCAGCAAAAGCCCCCTGCTGGACGTGGACCTGCTGCTGCGCAACCGGTTCTTCTCGTTGAGCTGCCTTGCCGCCTTCGGCAACTATGCCGCCGTGTTCGGCGTCACCTTCCTGTTCAGCCTGTTCCTGCAATACGCCAAGGGCCTGCCCCCGCGCGAGGCCGGGCTGATCCTGCTCATCCAGCCGGTGATGCAGGTGCTTACCGCGCCGCTGTCGGGACGACTGTCCGACCGGGCCGACCCCGGCCGCGTGGCCACGGCGGGCATGCTGTTCAGCGCCGCAGGGCTGCTGCTGGCCATGGCCACCCTGTCGCCGGGCATGCCCGTGTGGCTGCTGGCGGCGGAACTGGTGTGCATCGGCATCGGGTTCGGCATCTTCGTCACGGCTAACTCGGTGGCCATCATGAGCAGCGTGGACAAGGCCCACTTCGGCGTGGCCTCCGGCATGGTGGGGGCCATGCGCACCCTGGGCATGGCGTGCAGCATGACCACCGTGTCGCTCATCTTCGCCCTGCATCTGGGCGAGGCCGCCATCACCCCCGCCGTGCTGCCCGAATTCCTGTCCGCCACCCGCACCGGCCTTGCCGTGGCCGCCGTGTTCTCGTGTCTGGGCGTGCTGGTTTCCGTGGGGCGCGGGCGCAAACGGGATTGA
- a CDS encoding flavodoxin family protein, which yields MNIIAINGSPRKKWNTATLLRNALEGAAERATQAGRTASTELVHLYEHDYKGCISCFACKKIGGKSYGHCAVKDGLTPILERVAEADVLLLGSPIYFYTETGEMRSFLERLLFPYLSYTPGYQPLFPRPLPTGLVYTMNIPEEKMADYQMDRAVKATWAVTRRIFGSCELFLCSDTFQFDDYSKYVSTSWDPVAKAKRREEVFPQDCARARELGALLVDQAQAGQVGQVGQAEQAD from the coding sequence ATGAACATCATCGCCATCAACGGCAGCCCGCGCAAGAAATGGAACACCGCCACCCTGCTCCGGAACGCGCTGGAGGGCGCTGCGGAACGGGCCACGCAGGCGGGCCGCACCGCCAGCACCGAGCTGGTGCACCTGTACGAGCACGACTACAAGGGCTGCATCAGCTGCTTTGCCTGCAAGAAGATCGGCGGCAAGAGCTACGGCCATTGTGCGGTGAAGGACGGCCTGACCCCCATTCTGGAGCGCGTGGCCGAGGCCGACGTGCTGCTGCTGGGCTCGCCCATCTATTTCTACACCGAAACCGGCGAGATGCGCTCGTTCCTTGAACGGCTGCTGTTTCCGTACCTGTCCTACACGCCGGGCTACCAGCCGCTGTTTCCGCGTCCGCTGCCCACGGGGCTGGTGTACACCATGAACATCCCCGAAGAAAAAATGGCCGACTACCAGATGGACCGCGCGGTAAAGGCCACCTGGGCGGTCACCCGCAGGATCTTCGGCAGTTGCGAGCTGTTCCTGTGCTCCGACACCTTCCAGTTCGACGACTATTCCAAGTACGTCTCCACCAGCTGGGACCCGGTGGCCAAGGCCAAGCGGCGCGAAGAGGTCTTTCCGCAGGACTGTGCCCGCGCGCGCGAGTTGGGCGCGCTGCTGGTGGATCAGGCCCAGGCCGGGCAGGTGGGACAGGTGGGACAGGCGGAACAGGCCGATTAG
- a CDS encoding sigma-54-dependent transcriptional regulator, producing the protein MSPASIPCCGSVLVVDDERVFAVGLARLLSTQFPDWTFDVRCSGEEALSALVHGDYAVLITDLRMPGLSGQTLMREALAQDPALTVIMLTAFGSVETAVAALKQGAYDFLTKPIDQEHLFRVVGKAMERGVLLRENGRLRQKAADGDLGPMLIGKSPAMQRLRKSIAAVAASDYTVLIRGESGTGKELVARAVQSLSQRADGPFIMVNCPAIPDALLESELFGHVKGAFTGADRNRKGLFMAADKGTILLDEIGDIPASVQSKLLRVIQEGEVRPVGTNEAQRVNVRIVASTNRNLEAKIADGSFREDLYFRLNVLTINVPPLRERIEDIPHIASHFLFRVCNELGVPEKEFSNEALSYLSCRPWPGNVRELLNLVRRMAVFCPGERIEGAFIHRMEHGADTEPECGAGFSPYKDAKQVAVDEFTRSYVHRLLEHTHGNISEAARLSGVERFTLQKILKRMHIDTADYRRG; encoded by the coding sequence ATGAGCCCCGCATCAATCCCGTGCTGCGGCAGCGTGCTGGTGGTGGACGACGAACGCGTGTTCGCCGTGGGCCTGGCGCGCCTGCTGTCCACCCAGTTTCCGGACTGGACCTTCGACGTGCGATGCAGCGGAGAGGAAGCCCTTTCCGCGCTGGTCCACGGCGACTATGCCGTGCTGATCACCGACCTGCGCATGCCCGGCCTGTCCGGCCAGACCCTGATGCGGGAAGCCCTGGCCCAGGACCCCGCGCTGACGGTGATCATGCTCACCGCCTTCGGCTCCGTGGAAACGGCGGTGGCCGCGCTGAAGCAGGGGGCCTACGACTTTCTGACCAAGCCCATCGACCAGGAACACCTGTTCCGGGTGGTGGGCAAGGCCATGGAGCGCGGCGTGCTGCTGCGCGAAAACGGCCGCCTGCGCCAGAAGGCCGCCGACGGCGACCTCGGCCCCATGCTCATCGGCAAGAGCCCGGCCATGCAGCGGCTGCGCAAGTCCATCGCGGCGGTGGCCGCGTCGGACTACACGGTGCTCATCCGGGGCGAATCGGGCACCGGCAAGGAACTGGTGGCCCGGGCCGTGCAGTCGCTCAGCCAGCGGGCCGACGGGCCGTTCATCATGGTCAACTGTCCGGCCATTCCGGATGCGCTGCTGGAAAGCGAGCTGTTCGGCCACGTGAAGGGGGCCTTCACCGGCGCGGACAGGAACCGCAAGGGCCTGTTCATGGCGGCGGACAAGGGCACCATCCTGCTGGACGAAATAGGGGACATTCCGGCCTCTGTGCAGAGCAAGCTCTTGCGGGTGATCCAGGAGGGCGAGGTGCGCCCCGTGGGCACCAACGAGGCCCAGCGGGTCAACGTGCGCATCGTGGCCTCCACCAACCGCAACCTGGAAGCCAAGATCGCCGACGGCAGCTTTCGCGAGGACCTGTACTTCCGGCTCAACGTGCTGACCATCAACGTGCCCCCGCTGCGCGAGCGCATCGAGGACATTCCCCACATCGCCTCCCACTTCCTGTTCCGGGTGTGCAACGAACTGGGCGTGCCGGAAAAGGAATTCTCCAACGAGGCGCTGTCCTACCTTTCGTGCCGCCCGTGGCCGGGCAACGTGCGCGAACTGCTGAACCTGGTGCGGCGCATGGCCGTGTTCTGCCCCGGCGAGCGCATCGAGGGGGCCTTCATCCACCGCATGGAACACGGCGCCGACACGGAACCGGAATGCGGGGCGGGCTTTTCGCCCTACAAGGACGCCAAGCAGGTGGCCGTGGACGAATTTACCCGCAGCTACGTGCACCGGCTGCTGGAGCATACCCACGGCAACATTTCCGAGGCCGCGCGCCTCAGCGGGGTGGAACGGTTCACCCTGCAGAAGATCCTGAAACGCATGCACATCGACACGGCGGACTACCGCAGGGGGTAG